A genomic window from Hyla sarda isolate aHylSar1 chromosome 8, aHylSar1.hap1, whole genome shotgun sequence includes:
- the PALB2 gene encoding partner and localizer of BRCA2 isoform X5, translating to MPGPWRTREEMTAACQDMESVPEKYLTIEEKTKLKERLALLKKEYKKTVHRLQKSQRAERVKTHVKKTIEEQNRLLSQEVSNHDSVSVFTGSLIDTNNVAGKVLESQNVSTPSAEKERKPAVSFNLDPEILQGDKTSPTYSGSESSGQEPSADSKIEATASSTPNQCRRSRLRLNRSARRVCTESMSPSVQTNITVNSLQKNIIEAASTRGSTPFTKDLTENKAPTINVTTINSNNSISEKTKYVQVSPECDLRVNVLVQQHNNTEAIKAPASPVFKKEAVRTPVNVSSENRERLYPEEKETLDTGQSGEVTTHRSHTGIEAAHSNRNNRDHLVGDQLPSMMKGASQDRSVDLRPIPQDAETSSTSPPSSEDHSVATVKYHGAPPLVDVERSPLDSCTLVEGLLFPVEYYVRTTRRMTSFQRKVDLEAVIHSHLGTARKGRQRRASISATPSLQVSDTPVSTSRNSAARSRRGRGRKSCPASVSSSLHNISVQLKFGSDPNPIADDSRGVKETFEVKELSIEPNAENLHMKEGEKKVEAVTLQSEGRKVHDLRAYEDGSLGIHSSTNDTEEIQRPVYNLRTSRETNETSSPFHLLSAQIHLQHLLRHLDITDFHLPDEDFGVLKLEKLKSANHLETSVPEPSEEKIKYRRACSIDSSVTPACDSSALLHGAAEDCTATRINSKLMTFSKDCPNGDRSQAPSGDNIPGPIEADGDDKGAPQSFLSMETPVVFRLSPSKDNDETYAPGTHCEAPQCSADWETTYSDAEVSKYVSQAPLRSLDPEPDTSAPNANSIEPRREGFVVSSTCMTSSPKINPSPETKPPPNALSPTKELSVLLSTSMCSVPLDPHVECVPSGCTPGFPMLGATPAVFSSPQCCSSPAPCKERMSARTIQFLPEESVLLNNGEQEVTDTCQYSEPLLLPSQDAASLCLEKKPCSRKESEENANKSHQWNIKAMSGEDRLHLVSEIKDTCTGGCPVDLCSVWWEFSGSDDLCIVSASEFSVCLWRPQEDCKWKCVHTWSFTEMPVIQILPLSQEKNVVCITLGNLDIMEIWALSSHPGLNTWEKQLVKRGHTKTAQGLSRRRVVSSSGGGDSQVVELWQLSENGCVTGSHTLAAPKDSIVAFSEVDGERDALVGSTVDNNLVLWNSVTGHLLKTFHIGNLCSDLTCISATSDSGLLFFIIGSLFSKPCEMPGSCIFRLIATNPQGGASDFITAYTLPEGHSSR from the exons ATGCCGGGGCCGTGGAGGACGCGGGAGGAGATGACTGCGGCGTGT CAGGACATGGAAAGTGTGCCGGAGAAATATCTGACCATAGAAGAAAAGACAAAG ctGAAGGAAAGACTTGCCTTACTGAAAAAAGAATACAAGAAGACCGTCCACCGTTTACAG AAATCCCAGAGAGCTGAGAGGGTGAAAACACACGTCAAGAAAACTATAGAAGAGCAGAACCGCTTGCTGAGCCAGGAAGTGTCCAATCACGATAGTGTGTCTGTATTTACAG gttctCTAATTGACACCAATAATGTTGCTGGAAAAGTCCTTGAGTCACAAAATGTCAGCACTCCATCTGCAGAGAAGGAGAGGAAGCCGGCCGTCAGCTTTAACTTGGACCCAGAAATTCTTCAAGGCGACAAGACGTCACCAACATATTCAGGGAGTGAAAGTAGCGGTCAAGAGCCGAGCGCAGACAGCAAGATCGAGGCGACTGCGTCCTCTACTCCAAACCAGTGCAGAAGGAGTCGGCTGAGACTAAACAGATCTGCAAGGAGAGTCTGCACAGAGTCCATGTCCCCCAGTGTTCAGACCAATATTACTGTGAATAGTCTACAGAAAAATATTATAGAAGCTGCAAGTACAAGGGGCTCAACACCATTTACCAAAGACCTTACAGAAAATAAAGCCCCAACGATAAATGTGACCACTATCAATTCTAATAATTCTatctcagagaaaacaaaatatgTACAAGTGTCTCCCGAGTGTGACCTCAGAGTAAATGTTCTTGTGCAGCAGCATAATAATACGGAGGCCATAAAGGCTCCCGCGTCTCCTGTGTTTAAAAAGGAGGCTGTCCGCACCCCTGTAAATGTTTCTTCAGAGAATAGAGAACGTTTATACCCTGAGGAGAAGGAAACGCTTGATACTGGACAGTCTGGGGAAGTAACCACACATCGTTCTCATACAGGTATAGAAGCAGCACACAGTAATAGAAATAATAGAGATCACCTTGTGGGGGACCAGTTACCCTCAATGATGAAGGGCGCATCTCAGGATCGGTCAGTGGATCTCCGTCCTATACCACAGGATGCGGAGACCTCATCTACATCACCCCCCAGCTCTGAGGACCATTCAGTGGCAACAGTAAAGTACCATGGAGCGCCCCCTTTGGTGGATGTAGAGCGGAGCCCCCTGGACTCTTGCACATTGGTAGAAGGACTccttttcccagtggagtattaTGTTAGGACAACCCGTCGCATGACCAGCTTCCAAAGAAAAGTGGACCTTGAGGCGGTAATCCACAGCCACCTGGGCACAGCTAGGAAGGGTAGACAACGTCGAGCCAGCATCTCCGCAACTCCTTCCCTGCAGGTCAGTGACACGCCTGTAAGCACCTCCAGGAACAGCGCCGCAAGATCCAGAAGAGGGCGAGGAAGGAAATCATGTCCTGCATCCGTGTCTTCTAGTCTTCACAACATATCCGTCCAGCTGAAATTTGGCTCTGACCCAAACCCAATAGCAGATGATTCACGAGGTGTAAAAGAAACGTTTGAGGTGAAAGAACTAAGTATTGAGCCTAATGCAGAAAATCTACATATGAAAGAAGGTGAGAAGAAGGTGGAAGCTGTGACCCTACAGTCTGAAGGAAGAAAGGTGCACGATCTAAGAGCGTATGAGGATGGCAGCCTTGGGATACATAGCTCAACTAATGATACAGAAGAGATTCAGAGGCCTGTATATAATCTCAGGACATCAAGGGAAACTAATGAGACAA GTTCGCCTTTTCATCTTCTCAGTGCCCAAATTCACCTGCAGCATCTCTTGCGTCACTTAGACATCACAGACTTCCATTTGCCTGATGAAGACTTCGGAGTCCTAAAACTTGAAAAGCTGAAATCAGCAAATCACCTGGAGACGTCTGTCCCCGAGCCATCCGAAGAGAAGATAAAATACAGACGGGCCTGTAGCATTGACAGCTCAGTCACGCCAGCCTGTGacagctcagctctgctacatggagCCGCGGAGGACTGTACTGCAACTCGGATAAACTCAAAACTGATGACATTCAGCAAGGATTGCCCAAATGGTGACCGCAGCCAAGCCCCTTCAGGTGACAATATACCAGGTCCTATAGAAGCCGATGGAGATGACAAGGGGGCACCTCAGTCTTTCCTTAGTATGGAGACCCCTGTGGTGTTTCGTCTGTCACCCTCGAAAGACAACGATGAGACCTACGCACCAGGTACTCATTGTGAAGCTCCCCAGTGTTCTGCAGATTGGGAAACTACTTATTCCGATGCTGAGGTATCCAAATATGTCTCACAAGCTCCTTTAAGATCTTTAGATCCGGAGCCTGATACTTCTGCACCTAATGCCAATTCTATAGAACCACGAAGAGAAGGATTTGTGGTCTCCAGCACATGTATGACCTCTTCTCCAAAAATAAACCCCTCTCCAGAGACCAAGCCACCACCCAACGCCCTGTCTCCTACCAAAGAACTGAGCGTCCTCCTCTCAACCTCCATGTGTTCGGTGCCTTTAGATCCCCATGTGGAGTGTGTCCCCTCAGGATGCACCCCCGGCTTCCCTATGCTAGGAGCTACGCCCGCTGTTTTTTCGTCACCTCAGTGCTGCAGTTCACCTGCCCCGTGTAAGGAGCGCATGTCCGCAAGAACAATACAATTCCTTCCAGAGGAGAGCGTGCTGCTGAATAATGGGGAGCAGGAGGTCACAGATACCTGTCAGTATAGTGAACCATTATTACTACCTTCACAGGATGCTGCGTCACTGTGTTTGGAGAAGAAGCCTTGTAGTCGTAAAGAATCTGAA GAAAATGCAAACAAATCTCATCAATGGAACATAAAGGCGATGTCCGGAGAAGATCGTCTACATCTTGTGTCTGAAATTAAG GATACCTGTACAGGAGGTTGCCCAGTAGATCTCTGCTCTGTTTGGTGGGAATTCTCTGGCTCTGATGATCTCTGTATAGTATCAGCTAGTGAGTTCTCTGTCTGCCTTTGGAGACCTCAGGAAGATTGCAAATGGAAATGCGTTCACACGTGGAGTTTTACTGAG ATGCCAGTTATCCAAATTCTTCCATTGTCCCAAGAGAAGAACGTGGTGTGCATTACTCTGGGAAATCTAGACATCATGGAGATCTG GGCACTGTCTTCACATCCAGGACTGAATACCTGGGAGAAGCAATTGGTCAAGCGTGGACACACCAAGACCGCCCAGGGTCTATCCCGGCGCCGTGTGGTCAGCAGCAGTGGAGGAGGGGACAGTCAGGTGGTGGAGCTCTGGCAACTGTCAGAGAATGGATG TGTGACTGGTTCTCATACTCTAGCGGCCCCAAAAGACAGCATTGTAGCCTTCTCGGAAGTGGACGGTGAAAGAGACGCTCTGGTAGGATCAACTGTGGACAACAATCTAGTTCTCTG GAATTCAGTGACCGGACATCTCCTGAAAACGTTTCATATTGGAAACCTTTGCTCTGACCTCACGTGTATAAGTGCAACGTCTGACTCC GGCTTGTTGTTTTTCATCATTGGCAGCTTGTTCAGCAAACCCTGTGAAATGCCTGGAAGCTGTATATTCCGACTGATCGCCACCAATCCTCAGGGGGGTGCGAGCGATTTTATTACAGCCTACACACTGCCGGAGGGACACAGCAGTAGGTAA
- the PALB2 gene encoding partner and localizer of BRCA2 isoform X2, with protein sequence MVTLLSRITQQDMESVPEKYLTIEEKTKLKERLALLKKEYKKTVHRLQKSQRAERVKTHVKKTIEEQNRLLSQEVSNHDSVSVFTGSLIDTNNVAGKVLESQNVSTPSAEKERKPAVSFNLDPEILQGDKTSPTYSGSESSGQEPSADSKIEATASSTPNQCRRSRLRLNRSARRVCTESMSPSVQTNITVNSLQKNIIEAASTRGSTPFTKDLTENKAPTINVTTINSNNSISEKTKYVQVSPECDLRVNVLVQQHNNTEAIKAPASPVFKKEAVRTPVNVSSENRERLYPEEKETLDTGQSGEVTTHRSHTGIEAAHSNRNNRDHLVGDQLPSMMKGASQDRSVDLRPIPQDAETSSTSPPSSEDHSVATVKYHGAPPLVDVERSPLDSCTLVEGLLFPVEYYVRTTRRMTSFQRKVDLEAVIHSHLGTARKGRQRRASISATPSLQVSDTPVSTSRNSAARSRRGRGRKSCPASVSSSLHNISVQLKFGSDPNPIADDSRGVKETFEVKELSIEPNAENLHMKEGEKKVEAVTLQSEGRKVHDLRAYEDGSLGIHSSTNDTEEIQRPVYNLRTSRETNETSSPFHLLSAQIHLQHLLRHLDITDFHLPDEDFGVLKLEKLKSANHLETSVPEPSEEKIKYRRACSIDSSVTPACDSSALLHGAAEDCTATRINSKLMTFSKDCPNGDRSQAPSGDNIPGPIEADGDDKGAPQSFLSMETPVVFRLSPSKDNDETYAPGTHCEAPQCSADWETTYSDAEVSKYVSQAPLRSLDPEPDTSAPNANSIEPRREGFVVSSTCMTSSPKINPSPETKPPPNALSPTKELSVLLSTSMCSVPLDPHVECVPSGCTPGFPMLGATPAVFSSPQCCSSPAPCKERMSARTIQFLPEESVLLNNGEQEVTDTCQYSEPLLLPSQDAASLCLEKKPCSRKESEENANKSHQWNIKAMSGEDRLHLVSEIKDTCTGGCPVDLCSVWWEFSGSDDLCIVSASEFSVCLWRPQEDCKWKCVHTWSFTEMPVIQILPLSQEKNVVCITLGNLDIMEIWALSSHPGLNTWEKQLVKRGHTKTAQGLSRRRVVSSSGGGDSQVVELWQLSENGCVTGSHTLAAPKDSIVAFSEVDGERDALVGSTVDNNLVLWNSVTGHLLKTFHIGNLCSDLTCISATSDSGLLFFIIGSLFSKPCEMPGSCIFRLIATNPQGGASDFITAYTLPEGHSSRYLEGDVKKQRAAAVLTCGSIALWDLPRSHCSAVLPSDSNTPWCLVRWANRPSCLLAGRKDGTICVFEYSDYSEHAEMFRI encoded by the exons ATGGTGACTTTATTGTCCAGAATTACCCAG CAGGACATGGAAAGTGTGCCGGAGAAATATCTGACCATAGAAGAAAAGACAAAG ctGAAGGAAAGACTTGCCTTACTGAAAAAAGAATACAAGAAGACCGTCCACCGTTTACAG AAATCCCAGAGAGCTGAGAGGGTGAAAACACACGTCAAGAAAACTATAGAAGAGCAGAACCGCTTGCTGAGCCAGGAAGTGTCCAATCACGATAGTGTGTCTGTATTTACAG gttctCTAATTGACACCAATAATGTTGCTGGAAAAGTCCTTGAGTCACAAAATGTCAGCACTCCATCTGCAGAGAAGGAGAGGAAGCCGGCCGTCAGCTTTAACTTGGACCCAGAAATTCTTCAAGGCGACAAGACGTCACCAACATATTCAGGGAGTGAAAGTAGCGGTCAAGAGCCGAGCGCAGACAGCAAGATCGAGGCGACTGCGTCCTCTACTCCAAACCAGTGCAGAAGGAGTCGGCTGAGACTAAACAGATCTGCAAGGAGAGTCTGCACAGAGTCCATGTCCCCCAGTGTTCAGACCAATATTACTGTGAATAGTCTACAGAAAAATATTATAGAAGCTGCAAGTACAAGGGGCTCAACACCATTTACCAAAGACCTTACAGAAAATAAAGCCCCAACGATAAATGTGACCACTATCAATTCTAATAATTCTatctcagagaaaacaaaatatgTACAAGTGTCTCCCGAGTGTGACCTCAGAGTAAATGTTCTTGTGCAGCAGCATAATAATACGGAGGCCATAAAGGCTCCCGCGTCTCCTGTGTTTAAAAAGGAGGCTGTCCGCACCCCTGTAAATGTTTCTTCAGAGAATAGAGAACGTTTATACCCTGAGGAGAAGGAAACGCTTGATACTGGACAGTCTGGGGAAGTAACCACACATCGTTCTCATACAGGTATAGAAGCAGCACACAGTAATAGAAATAATAGAGATCACCTTGTGGGGGACCAGTTACCCTCAATGATGAAGGGCGCATCTCAGGATCGGTCAGTGGATCTCCGTCCTATACCACAGGATGCGGAGACCTCATCTACATCACCCCCCAGCTCTGAGGACCATTCAGTGGCAACAGTAAAGTACCATGGAGCGCCCCCTTTGGTGGATGTAGAGCGGAGCCCCCTGGACTCTTGCACATTGGTAGAAGGACTccttttcccagtggagtattaTGTTAGGACAACCCGTCGCATGACCAGCTTCCAAAGAAAAGTGGACCTTGAGGCGGTAATCCACAGCCACCTGGGCACAGCTAGGAAGGGTAGACAACGTCGAGCCAGCATCTCCGCAACTCCTTCCCTGCAGGTCAGTGACACGCCTGTAAGCACCTCCAGGAACAGCGCCGCAAGATCCAGAAGAGGGCGAGGAAGGAAATCATGTCCTGCATCCGTGTCTTCTAGTCTTCACAACATATCCGTCCAGCTGAAATTTGGCTCTGACCCAAACCCAATAGCAGATGATTCACGAGGTGTAAAAGAAACGTTTGAGGTGAAAGAACTAAGTATTGAGCCTAATGCAGAAAATCTACATATGAAAGAAGGTGAGAAGAAGGTGGAAGCTGTGACCCTACAGTCTGAAGGAAGAAAGGTGCACGATCTAAGAGCGTATGAGGATGGCAGCCTTGGGATACATAGCTCAACTAATGATACAGAAGAGATTCAGAGGCCTGTATATAATCTCAGGACATCAAGGGAAACTAATGAGACAA GTTCGCCTTTTCATCTTCTCAGTGCCCAAATTCACCTGCAGCATCTCTTGCGTCACTTAGACATCACAGACTTCCATTTGCCTGATGAAGACTTCGGAGTCCTAAAACTTGAAAAGCTGAAATCAGCAAATCACCTGGAGACGTCTGTCCCCGAGCCATCCGAAGAGAAGATAAAATACAGACGGGCCTGTAGCATTGACAGCTCAGTCACGCCAGCCTGTGacagctcagctctgctacatggagCCGCGGAGGACTGTACTGCAACTCGGATAAACTCAAAACTGATGACATTCAGCAAGGATTGCCCAAATGGTGACCGCAGCCAAGCCCCTTCAGGTGACAATATACCAGGTCCTATAGAAGCCGATGGAGATGACAAGGGGGCACCTCAGTCTTTCCTTAGTATGGAGACCCCTGTGGTGTTTCGTCTGTCACCCTCGAAAGACAACGATGAGACCTACGCACCAGGTACTCATTGTGAAGCTCCCCAGTGTTCTGCAGATTGGGAAACTACTTATTCCGATGCTGAGGTATCCAAATATGTCTCACAAGCTCCTTTAAGATCTTTAGATCCGGAGCCTGATACTTCTGCACCTAATGCCAATTCTATAGAACCACGAAGAGAAGGATTTGTGGTCTCCAGCACATGTATGACCTCTTCTCCAAAAATAAACCCCTCTCCAGAGACCAAGCCACCACCCAACGCCCTGTCTCCTACCAAAGAACTGAGCGTCCTCCTCTCAACCTCCATGTGTTCGGTGCCTTTAGATCCCCATGTGGAGTGTGTCCCCTCAGGATGCACCCCCGGCTTCCCTATGCTAGGAGCTACGCCCGCTGTTTTTTCGTCACCTCAGTGCTGCAGTTCACCTGCCCCGTGTAAGGAGCGCATGTCCGCAAGAACAATACAATTCCTTCCAGAGGAGAGCGTGCTGCTGAATAATGGGGAGCAGGAGGTCACAGATACCTGTCAGTATAGTGAACCATTATTACTACCTTCACAGGATGCTGCGTCACTGTGTTTGGAGAAGAAGCCTTGTAGTCGTAAAGAATCTGAA GAAAATGCAAACAAATCTCATCAATGGAACATAAAGGCGATGTCCGGAGAAGATCGTCTACATCTTGTGTCTGAAATTAAG GATACCTGTACAGGAGGTTGCCCAGTAGATCTCTGCTCTGTTTGGTGGGAATTCTCTGGCTCTGATGATCTCTGTATAGTATCAGCTAGTGAGTTCTCTGTCTGCCTTTGGAGACCTCAGGAAGATTGCAAATGGAAATGCGTTCACACGTGGAGTTTTACTGAG ATGCCAGTTATCCAAATTCTTCCATTGTCCCAAGAGAAGAACGTGGTGTGCATTACTCTGGGAAATCTAGACATCATGGAGATCTG GGCACTGTCTTCACATCCAGGACTGAATACCTGGGAGAAGCAATTGGTCAAGCGTGGACACACCAAGACCGCCCAGGGTCTATCCCGGCGCCGTGTGGTCAGCAGCAGTGGAGGAGGGGACAGTCAGGTGGTGGAGCTCTGGCAACTGTCAGAGAATGGATG TGTGACTGGTTCTCATACTCTAGCGGCCCCAAAAGACAGCATTGTAGCCTTCTCGGAAGTGGACGGTGAAAGAGACGCTCTGGTAGGATCAACTGTGGACAACAATCTAGTTCTCTG GAATTCAGTGACCGGACATCTCCTGAAAACGTTTCATATTGGAAACCTTTGCTCTGACCTCACGTGTATAAGTGCAACGTCTGACTCC GGCTTGTTGTTTTTCATCATTGGCAGCTTGTTCAGCAAACCCTGTGAAATGCCTGGAAGCTGTATATTCCGACTGATCGCCACCAATCCTCAGGGGGGTGCGAGCGATTTTATTACAGCCTACACACTGCCGGAGGGACACAGCAGTAG ATACCTGGAAGGCGACGTAAAGAAGCAAAGAGCAGCTGCCGTACTGACTTGCGGAAGCATTGCACTGTGGGATTTACCCAGAAGCCATTGCTCTGCCGTGCTCCCTTCAGACTCCAATACACCCTGGTGCCTCGTGCGATGGGCTAACAGGCCATCTTGTTTACTTGCCGGGAGAAAGGACGGAACGATCTGCGTTTTCGAGTATTCAGACTACAGTGAACACGCGGAGATGTTTCGTATCTAG